The Aythya fuligula isolate bAytFul2 chromosome 18, bAytFul2.pri, whole genome shotgun sequence DNA window tcccggaggagcaggggctgcgAGGAGCCTGAGCCAAAGCCACCGCAAGCTGCAGGGTTTCACGTGGCAATACTTTAACACGGGCAGCACTTGGGCTAAGCTTAGCACTAGGGCAAGAGGAGCCCATCAACGTTGAACCTCCCTGGATGCCATACATGACGGTCCCATCTCCACTGCTCCAAatcccagctgccagcagaaagAACAGGTCCATAAAGCCGGTCCTGCACCCTACAGCCCCCCAGGGAGCCCAACCCAGCCCAAAGCTGATGGAGATGAGCAATAAATGAAACCTTCCCCCCAAATTGGGCACAGTCCTTTCAGCCTCTgccctcacccccagccccgcaggaTCCATGCAGGAGCGACCCCATCCCGGCTGGGGACGTCCCCAAAAACCAGACGTTTCCAAACAAGCCTCCTTCTATTTGCATTcgaaacatttattttgggaaATACATATTAAACACtattatttatacaaaaatgGACTAAATTTGTCATAATGCTTATAACCCCCAAAAGGCCATTTTAATAGATCTggatgaagttttttttttattgtattattttctttttttcttcaaaaaaaaaatcaggttacAAAGGAGAAAGCGGCGTGTCTTGCTTGGCCCAGCTTGAGATATCgactagaggaaaaaaaaaaaagttgaagatGACATTTGCAGAAGTGCCTCACACAAGAGATTTTTCTCCCccttaaaagtctttttaacacttgaaatatatatacttttttttttttttttcagttaatacattttgttttgtttttgctaaaatATAGCAAGTCAGCAAGTACATAACTgttcctccccagcagcccagcagccctcccagtgctgctgcgGAGGGGAAAACACGAGGAGGGGGAGAGCGCAGCCTCCGTGCCATGCGCACCCTGCGCCACCGCTACCACTTCCCCggggcagcacggggctgggcacGGCCCGGGGACAGCCCCGAGCACCCCTCTGGCTGCCCACGGGGGTGAGGTGTGGGGAAAATCTGCAAATTGCCCCCCCAGCGCAAGGTTTGGGCAGCCTGAGCAGGGCGAGCGcatcccctctcctctcctctccttctggCCACCTGCGATGAAGCCGCTGGGTGGGCTCTGCGGGTGTCCCCCAGTGCTGGGGACACGCTGCCCTCTTAGCACATGCCGAAAAAAGGGTGATTTGGGTAAAGTTTCGTCCCTTGGAGAGGGGAGCGGAGACTGATGGGGCTGACAGCAGAGCGGCAGGCGGGGCAGAAAGGTTGCAGAGCTCTGCGCCAAGAGCACCTGCTTGCATGCCACGCGGTGTTGTTGAACACCCTTGCAGGGTCTTTTTTACTGCAGACCCATGGAAACACGAGGCACACGGGGGGGCAGAGCTGAAGGGAGAgtgccccagggctgggggggtcccaggAGCCCTCCCCAGGGCCGGGGCCGTGCACGCGGGCATGCGGGGCTCAGTCCGATACGGGCACGGTCTCCTTGCACGAGGGCTAGGCAGATGGAGGAGCGTGTTACGCACATACACATCACACAGGggatgcaaaaaaataaaaaataaaataaaaaaaatacctaacGGCCTCCTCTGTCTTATGGAAAAGCCTGATAATGACAAGGGTCAGACAGGACAAACTCCCCACCGCCGCTTTGCAGAGATGTTCCGCTCTCAGCCCCCTTCGGACAAAGAAACTTGGAGCCTTCGATGGCACcgaattacaaataaatatacaagGCTTCCCAGGAGCTCAGCCACACTTGTGGTCCAAGCGAGAGGGGAAAAGGAGTCTCTGCAAAGCGCCGCAGCTCGGGGAAGCATTTTCCAGGCTGCGAAGACGGCCAGCGcgagccccccgccccccggTTCCACCGTTGCAAGGTACCAGTCCCAAAAGGCACTTCTCCCAGAGCGGGCAGCTCTGCCGGGCTGCGGGAAACCCCTAAAGGCTCCCAGGTTATTGCGTGTAGGCAGGGGGGGGTCGGGGTTGGGGCTGGCTGCTTCTGGAGGACTGCAGAGGGCtcgcgaggaggaggaggaggaggaggaggaggaggaggcaggagacaAGGATGTCACCGTCTTGCTCTCTTCATACCACCGTACCTTGCTTCTGGAGGCTACATTCACACGGAGAAACCCTTGCCTTCAATGGACGGAGAAGAAAAAACGGCAAAGCCACAGGGCAGAGGTCCTCAGCCTTTGGCAAATGCCCCCTGGAAACAGCCACGGAGGGGGCAGGAGACCCCCGCCCGCTGCCCTACCCCTAAACCCCGCAGCTCTGGGGCAGCGGGAGGAGGCTGCCCCATTAGGCTGGAGGACGGCGAGAGCCCGACCCCAACGGGGGGACGGTCCCCAGCCCGGCCACCCCCTCCTGCCTGAACGGGGCCGAGACGGAAAGCCGTGCCACGAGGCGGGGGGACGAGCGGTCACCCCACTGCACGACAGCTGGTTATTTGGTCAGTTAACATgggcggggggctgggggcaagGAGGGACAGTGGCAGAggatttatataaaaataaagggggggggggagaggggagaaataGCGAGCGTGAGCGAGCGAGGTCCTGGCTACAGAGTGAGACGGTTACATTTCGTTAGCCACCAGCTCCTTGTCGGTCACGCCGTTGGAGAGCGAGCTCTGGCCCTCGTTCAGCCTCTTCACCCTGTAGGCTTCGAAGTGGATGTTGCTGGTGATGTCCTTTATGTTCTGCATGTGTGTCCTGCACCAACACAGACAGGGGGTGGTTgcagggggccgggggctcaCCCAGCGCCAGCCCCAGCCGCCACCTCGCACCCCTCAccctctgctttccagctccctcccagcccaaaTGTCCCCAGCCCAAACGTCCCCAGCCCCTTCTCTGGTTCCTGACACATCCTCAGGGTGTGGGGTGGAAGCAAAGGCAACGATGGGAAACTGAGACCCGAAGCCTTTGCACGTACTGACAGCCCGTGCTGTGGTACGTGGGGAGCCCTCGCTGCACGACACCCTCCTGGGAAGATCCCGGTCCTACAAATCCCTGGGGTGAGGCTTTGaagccctgcacagctctgccagcagcagctccacgtGCGGGGCAGCCAAATTGAGACCAACGTCCCCTCCAGCCAGCTGAAGGGCTCAGCACCCCGCTcccccagcagggacacccagaccTCACAACAGCACGATGCAAGAGGGTGGCGCTTTGGGACTGGGGAATGGTGCACCGGGGAGGACCTGGGGCTGGTGTGGGGTCAGCAGGGCAAAAATACCCCTTGGGTGCTCCAGGCAGGTGGGATGGAGGGGAGTGAAGCAGCGGCTGTGTCCCGGGGGGGGCTCTCCCCTTTCCCTGGATGCCACCCGCTGAGCGCAGGCTGCGGGGAGCAGCACGGCCCTACTGACCTGATGAGGAGGTCCCGCAGGTAGGCGAACTCACAGTGTGTCGTGTTCTCCACTGCGAGGGggacaaaagagagagaaaaacccATCAGCGTGCAGCCAGGGCAGAGAGGGAGAGCACGACCGGCTTCACTGGGGCGCAGGGAGCTGAGACAGGGacccagccccagggccacccGTGCAGGATGCTCAGGAGTCCTCCTTGCTGCCGTGAGGCCAGAGATTTCCCCACCCGCCCGCCCAGCTCAGCACGACCCCGTGCTAACGGGGCTTAGAGCAAGGAGCAAGAGGCTGGGGGGAAAGCAAGGGGTGCTGCTCTGCCGCAAGTAATGACAGCCGGCACTGTGCCAGGTGTTTGAATTTAGAATCTCAACTcccctttttgattttttttccacccaaaatGATTTCTGCAATCTGTTCATAAGAGAATAAGTAACATTGTTCTGCAAAGGCTGCCCACGGGCACGCTGGCTCCTTGTGTGGCACCTGCCTTTGGCACGGGGAGACCGACACGGAAGGCGATTCGTGTCTCAGCCCTCCCTGAGCCCCATGAACTCAGAACTTCCCAGGACACAGCACAAGAGGGCAGCagagatttaaaatacactgaTTTTCCTGGCAGCTTTGTTAAGCAATCCTTCAACGCGGGATTCCTATAAAAGAGAATCATAAACAAGAGAAAGCTGTCAAAtgggggggaggaaggcaggggggTGGCACCAGTCAGCCggctgcccacagccagggACCAGGTAATGTGCTGATGGGCTGCAGCCATAAGCCTTTGCCTAACCTTTAAACTCTGACTTAAAATggtggaaggaggagaaaaaaaatgttaaaaaagaaggaagacatCGATGGGATGAAGACAGAATGAAGAGATCCCACCAGGGCACCACTAAATGCATGGAGACCTCTGGATGGTGGGGAAGGCTCTAAGCTGGGCTCGAGAAAGAGACCTCAGCACTGAGCTTGTCTGCCCTCAAACCCAGCCGGCAGGCAGGTCACAGTGTGGGAAGCAGGAGCCTGGCCAGAGGGGGAGACAAGACACTGAGAAGCGTCCCCTCACACCCTCAGCTGCCCCCTGAGCTGAAGGACCTCAGCACAGAAGTGGCTGAGTTATTTCCAGTCCCAGAGACGGGGGAGGTGGCTCTCCCGGAGGAGCAGGGAAGCTCTGGGTCCATCTCGAtttccactgctgcttttggagCTCATCACCTTCTGCCAGGGCAGGGAGTCGGGCTCGGGAGGTGGGGAAACAAGGGCAAGCTACCTTCAATGGTGCCCCACTTGGTCTTCCTTCCAAGGATTCTTCTTCCATTAACCTGGTACTCCTGGTCGCTGCCCACCACTGCAAACGGGATCATTTcctgaggaaagagaaaaacaaggtcACGTTTTCCTCCCGAGAAATCAGTCAGGAAACCGAGCTGGTGAGCAAAGCCCTGGGCCAGGCTGTTTTCAGAGGAGACCTTCACGGGACAGGCCAGCCTGCCCCTGATGCCGGGGACctgggcagcacccagccagaGGAAGGCAGCAACCCGGGGCTCGGTCACCCCCTGACCCCAGGTGCTGTCTTGGTACTTTGGAGtccctaatttttatttttcttccttgattttGCCCGATCCAATTTTCCAAGTTAGAGACTCGTTCGCTatttcctgcagcagggaatTCACCTCCACAGAAGGAGCAGGCTGCGGGCAGATCCCCTGCAGCCGCCAGGAAGGGGGCTCCCCGTGCTGCAGGGGGCATTCCCtgcacctggggggggggcacgaaGCCCCCAgacctccctgcctgctgcttcctgagGGCACGTTAAGACAcagagctgggggaaggagcagcaaCAGGGAGgcagccttccccagctgccttTTTTGtactctctgtccctgctctgagctctgccatgaccccaggcaggctgctgcGGGGCTCAGCACCTTCAGAGAGAAACCACAGACCCTGGTGAGGACCCCGCGGCATCCCAGGTGCTCGGAGCCGCAGACCCCCCACCCGAGCACATTTAACGGCGACGCCAGGCACTAACCCTGAATTTCTCGTTCACTAGCCGATCTTCAGAGTCTTCATCAAACTCCTTCTGCGGGTACACGTCGATCCCGTTGGCGAGAAGATCGGCTGTGATctgggaggggaggagcaggggacaCGTGAAGATTCGGGCAGAGGAGCTCGCCCCCACCACggcgctgccccagcccctgcaggaggaTTCAGGAGCAagcctgcagggcacagcagtgCCCAGGCACCGTcaccttccctctctcccccaaaTATTGCCCACCTGGGGGACAGGGACCTATGTTTAAGTGCCACACACCTCCAAGAGCCTGCCCTGTAAGGTCTGCAGGAACCTGGTGCCAAGCCAGGCtgagagggagctgcagctggatgAGCTGGGCTTTGTGTTGGCATTTAACAGTACAAAGACACAGGGTGCACCCAGCGATGGGAACACAACTGCCAGGCACGCGGTGCTGGCCCTCACGTTGTTTTTTGGCACTTGCTGCCCTGCCTGGAAAGGTTtcacagcactgcctgctctgagcagccaGGGACACAACTGCCTGGAGCGGTCTCCAGGACACTGCCTCTGTGCAGGGCAAAGGGGCACCAAAATCCGAGTCCTGggaggttagggttagggttagggttggggttagggtgAGGCTTAGCTCAGGTCAGCACCAGGAGCACAGAGGTTCAGCCTTGAGCAAAGCTGCAAACCCAAACCCACACCTGTGCGCCTGCTCCTGTCGCTTGCTATGGCCACCTACTCCCCCCACATCAGCCTGCACTGCAGGCTGGCAAAGGAATCAGACcagaaaaaccccaaaccagtCCCCACACACATACCTGCTGGGGATGACCACTATTTTATGGGAACAacccagcagagccagctccacgGGGCATTGGACCCCATTTGACCAACTCAgtgccttgcaggcaccaaCCTGACGCGGTGCCCgcagccccaggcagctcctCACCTCCTGCACTCCCCATCCTAAATCCCCGTCCCTAAAGCTGTCCTTTTGGCGAGGCCACGCTGCCCCTTTCCCTTCGCTCCACTCCCTGCCCGGAGGGGAGATGTGCTGCACCCCGGCAAGCACTGAGAAGCGGAGGCTGCTCAGGCTGACCCTGTCCCGTTCTGGGTCTGCGTGTCGGTACCAGGCTGCAGAACCCAATTCCTGCccatctcctccctgccctACAGCACCCGGTGCCCGAACCATCTGCATTGCAGCGGGGTGTTTGGGGAATGCTGGCTGAGTGACCAGTTTTGGCAAAACCTGGCCAGTTCCTGCTCAAAAATGCCATTCTGGCTCAGAGCAACGAGCCACGCGGTGGCCAGGGGCTCGCTGCTTTGTGCAGTGAGTGCCGGGGCCGGCACGGCCGCAGCCACGCCGCGGCTTTCAGCGCTGTgtgagcagcccccagctcccagcagcacggggccCGCAGGGAGGGAAGCGagcacacaccacacacacctTCGGTGGGCTCAGCCGCCGCTCCTCGGCTCCCCACCAACGCGATCAAGGGAATTTCGTGGCTCGCTTCCCCATAAATCTTGCCCGGCTGAGCTCAGCAAACCCCCCAGTTTTTGCCTGGTTACCGTGTGGCACAGGGAGGGTTCTCCAGGCTGTGCGTGCAGCGCCGCCCGCCTCCCGAAATAACCCAACCCAgccccaaaacaacaacaacaacaacaaaggaggcaggaggaacaGGCCCCGAGACCACGAGCTCCAAACGTACTCCGCGCTGACAGCGATCCAAGAGAAACACAAGGAAGCGTTTGGAGCGAGGGCCTTCCCTCCTGCCACATGGGATCgctcagggctgcagcccgAGGAATGCGCCGGGCTCCCAGCCAGGCGCTCGGCTTCCCAAAGCTGcctggggagaggggcagggggagctgcgGAGCCCCCCCAAGCACCCCCGGCCCCTTCCTTACCCTCTGCTTGAAGTAATCCCTCTCCTCCAGCGTTAACGTGTCGGCTTTGGCGATCACCGGGACGATGTTGACCACCTTGCTCAGGCGCTTCATGAACTCGATGTCCAGCGGTCGGAGGCTGCAAAACAcggcaggagaaaaaaaaagggctcaGCCTCTTTGCTTTCcgagaggaaaaggagagacaTTTTCTCAGAAGCTCGGCGGCATGTGGCAGCAAGGTGCCCAAAGCCAAGTGTGTCCTCGGCAAAGCCGGGATGCGAGCACGGCGCCGCAGCCTGCCCGCGGCACACATCAAGCTGGGGAGAGACCACGGTGCAAAACCTCCAGCTGTGCCCACGAGGACATGCTGGCAAGGGCCAGGGCCAGGCCGGCACGATGGGGACGTGGCCACAGGTCCCTGCTCTGATTCACCCTTGCTCTGTCACACGCGAGCCAAGATTTCATCCCTCACCCACTGGCTCGGATGAAAAAAAGGCTCTGCCCATTCTCACGCGGCACAGAAGAGATGCTGCTTGTTCCAGAGGGCAAAAACATTGGGAAACTTCTACAACCAAAGTCTCGGCAGAGCAAAGCTGCAGCGATTGCACAGCCGAGCCATCAGCCCCTGGGGAAATCCCTCGCTGCTGTGCGCTCCTGCTGACAGCGCGGCCGCGACCCCCGGTGCCACGCTGCGCCTGGCCCTgacccttccctctgcccctccgtcctctctgctccctggagGTATTTTTATCACCGGGGGATCCCAAGCTGGCCAGATAAAAGCCTGCCTGGGGATGCCTCTGCCCGCTGCAGGTCCCCATCGGTGGCTCTGGAGGTGACGGGGACACGGTGGCCACGTGCGAGCTGAGCAAAcgctgctcagcacctggggAGAAACCCAAATAAACGGGGCTGTGACTTAGGGTGCTCAGGTGCTCCCGGTGTGggggagcacagagcagagcccagtgcCCAGGGAAGCCAAAAACGTGCTTagaagcagggaggagagggccAAGAGAGCACCTGCTGCCAGCATGCTCAAGCCAAACCCCACCGGGGTGGTCCCCTCAGGCCCTACAAAGGGCTCAAAGGCTCCCACAGACCCCACACAGCTCCCACGAACCCAGTGAGAGCCTTGGGAGCCCAAAGGGAAGGGGCTGATGCTGCTCCTCGGCAGTCCCCAGGTGGCATCTCCACCCCACAAGGCCACCCCTGCCTGGCCCCACAGGGACACCCGGCCTGGAGAGACCCGGCACGGCGCTCCTGCTGATCCTAAAACCACAGCTCGAGGCTATTCCAGTGCAGACATCAGAGCCCGTCCCCGGCCAAACCCCATCTCCTCCTTGGGGCTGGGCACACCCCGCACCACAAGGACCTGCCCCAAGCCCCCCAGGacctgccccgagccccccgtGCTGTTTGCACGCACGGCCCCaggtgctgggcaggcagcGTGAGGACAACCAAGTTCCTACCATGAGCTCAGGAGCCACAGCTCACCCTGGGccccaggaaagaaaaggagtttggctatttaaaaaaattaaaaaataaaaaagactgaaaaaagtaCAAGGAAACCCCCACGGACACATCTAAGCAGAGTGCTGCTGGCAAGCATTGTTTGGAGCTCTGCAGAATGTATTTCCCAGACCTCCAAGGAAGCCATGCACTCATGTTCCTTTCCCAGCagatttctttcccctcctttctctttaccatttttcaaacagtttttcccctttaaaagcCTCTTCCCCACCGagactgtgctgctgcctcctcctccagctctcctTTCGGGATGCCCACGTAGCTGAGTTTCAGGCCGGGCGGCACCGAGCCCACCCGCCCCGCCACCAAGCCCCCCGCCACCTGCTGAGGACGTGAGGGTGGCGAAGCAGCACCACGAAGCTGCTCCCAGGACACACGAGGACTGGGTGGGACAGGAGGGGATGAGCACAGGAGCCCCgtgagccagcagcaccagggggcAGCTCCCTACATGTAATTCCTCTGAAATTCCTGCTGCTTGGCACCACCCGGGAGAGCAGGGACAGTTCTGGTGCTCCGCCACCACCGTCCTGCCACCAGGATGCCCCCAGCACCGCCGTCATCCCCTGGGAGCCCAAACCAGGTTCAAAGCATCGACACCAGAGCTCAAAGAGCATCAGCAATGAAATCACTAAATGTACCAACGAGCAAAACAGCATGAGAAAGTGAGTTATTTCTTTTCAGGTCCGTGAGATCTGCTCTTTTCACAAGCACATCATGAAACAGATGCTCAGGAAGAAGCAGCAcgtgttttcttccccttctccaggtGCTCCTTAACTGTGCAAGCTTGCAACTAGACACACGCACGCTTTGGACTGTGCTGGGAGGGGCTGGAGGAACAAAAAGGGAGCAGGcgagctggagcaggggctgcaggaggggctccAGCCCACCCCAGCGGGTGCTGGTTGCTCCCGGGTCCCCTCTCGctatggggctggggagagcagcgCACCCGGGCACGCGTCCCGGTGGCTGGGCACACACCGtgcctgcacagcccgcagccACGTGCACAGCACAGGTCCCCTTGAACTGCCATTAGAGGAATAAAAATTCCCCACAAACTGCAGTTATTTCCTTCGGGTTGTGCCAAGGAGCTCAGCAAGACGCTGAGCCGTGCTTCCAGCCGACACCAGCGAGCACCCAGCGGCCACCCAGCCCCGCCAGCACCCTCGGGGCACCCAACCGAGTCTGCAAGAGGTGGAAAGCGGCCGTGAGGTGTCCGTACGTCAGCCAGCACCTCCGGCACACGCAGCAAAGGGGGCTGCCGAGCCCAGGGCAGTATTTCAGAGTCACATTTCGCAGCCTGGCGGTGCTTCACAGGGGTCAGAGCTGAGAAATTTATTGGGTGGCAAAGAGCTCGGCTTGTGCAGCTACAGCCAAAAGCCCCTGCCAGCAGGTTACTTAGCCTTTGCAAACATGGTTTTACGGGAGTGTTACAAGAAGGACAGGGTGTGTGCAAGCTAGATGGGTTGCAAATCCTACCCTGACCTCCCTGCGAGGGGAGAGACAGCGGCAGCAGAGAGGAAATCTCTCCCTGGATTAACCCTTGAGCAGCACGGCGGGGAGGCACCAGCCTGCACTGAACGCTGCAGCACCCGTGTGGAGCTGCAAAAACGAGCTCagagccctgtccctgctgcaggacgGGCCCCACGGCTCATGGGCAGTGCGGGGGGAGCACGTCGGGGCGATGAGCACCGTAAGGGGAGGTTCACAAGGGGCAGAAGGGGAGCCACTGCCTCGAGCTTTCAGAGAAGCACCACTTCCCATGGATTTCTCGCACCCTGTGGGGTTTGCCCCCCTTTCTGCAACCATCAGCTTCACTCTCAATCTATTCCCATCCCCTTCCAGGAGGGGATGCGTGAGCCAGCTGCGGGTGGGGACCCCTGGGCAGGGAAGGTCCCCGAGCAGTGGCCACAGCAAGCGCTGGCCCCAGGCGGGCCACCAGGACCCGCCCGGccgaggctgcagcagggggagcagggTCTGTGCACGGCTCAGCAACAACGTCCTCCAACCGCCAGGCTAGCTCGGATATTGGAAACACATGTTGagtgcagagaaagaaaaaaagcagctgaactTCCCCGCAATTACTGCTAGCCGGCGGGTGAGAGAAACCAGAACGCGCCGCTGGAGAGGCTCCGGCAGGGGACGGGCTCTGCACCGCTGCTCCCCGACCCGCAAACTGCGCCCCGTGGGGGGCTGCACATCCCGGGGGAGCTGAGGGAAGCAGTGCCTGTGCTCCTTCACCACAGCACACCCAAATCTGccacctctgcctgctgcagcacagcgcTCCATGCCCGCAGCACACACGCTGGTAAGGGTTAAACGCCTGAAGCCAGGAGAAAAAGCCAGAGCGTGGCTCCTGCTGCAACACCCCGACCTGCAGGACCTGGTCTGCAGATGGTTTGCAGATCGGTCCCGAGATGAGCAGGACCG harbors:
- the SEPTIN9 gene encoding septin-9 isoform X3, which codes for MTDAPRDAGPKQAAPARPEKPAADFGYVGIDAILEQMRRKAMKQGFEFNIMVVGQSGLGKSTLINTLFKSKISRKSVQPTAEERIPKTIEIKSITHEIEEKGVRMKLTVIDTPGFGDHINNENCWQPIMKFINDQYEKYLQEEININRKKRIPDTRVHCCIYFIPATGHSLRPLDIEFMKRLSKVVNIVPVIAKADTLTLEERDYFKQRITADLLANGIDVYPQKEFDEDSEDRLVNEKFREMIPFAVVGSDQEYQVNGRRILGRKTKWGTIEVENTTHCEFAYLRDLLIRTHMQNIKDITSNIHFEAYRVKRLNEGQSSLSNGVTDKELVANEIRYLKLGQARHAAFSFVT